A window of the Syntrophothermus lipocalidus DSM 12680 genome harbors these coding sequences:
- a CDS encoding electron transfer flavoprotein subunit alpha, whose amino-acid sequence MSNLITIDETLCIGCGICVETCPFGSITLVNNVPVVSDTCTLCGSCAHDCPVGAIVITRPETKAKVASEAEDVWVWLEISDNQIKQVSLELLGIARELADTRKENVAGILIGDELEGLAEIAIAHGADKVWRISSRELKYYETGLYTAAVVELAKRYHPSVILFGATYNGRDLAPRVAARLRTGLTADCTGLAIEPSTGHLLQTRPAFGGNIMATILTPNHRPQLATVRSGVIKKPSADYSRAGEIIDLPCPEPRFRLSNILGFIPSSKPVVRLEEADIIVAGGRGVGGSKGLKLLEQLAQVLGGQLAVSRGPVDEGWISSEYQVGQTGKIVAPRLYIACGISGTVQHLVGIQSASTIVAINKDPRAPIFKVADYGLVGDLFEIVPRLINKLSNLEV is encoded by the coding sequence GTGAGTAACTTGATTACCATAGACGAGACTTTGTGCATAGGTTGTGGTATTTGTGTCGAAACGTGTCCTTTTGGCTCTATCACCCTGGTTAACAACGTGCCAGTGGTTTCGGATACCTGTACCCTTTGTGGGTCCTGCGCCCACGATTGCCCAGTTGGGGCTATCGTGATTACGCGTCCCGAAACGAAAGCGAAGGTTGCCTCTGAGGCTGAAGACGTGTGGGTCTGGCTGGAAATCTCAGATAACCAGATTAAACAGGTTAGCCTTGAGTTACTAGGTATTGCCAGAGAACTGGCCGATACCCGCAAAGAGAACGTGGCCGGCATTTTAATCGGCGATGAACTTGAAGGTTTGGCTGAGATAGCTATCGCCCATGGCGCCGATAAGGTATGGAGGATTTCTTCTCGAGAGCTGAAATACTACGAAACCGGGTTATATACAGCAGCAGTCGTTGAATTGGCCAAGCGTTATCATCCCTCAGTTATACTATTCGGTGCCACGTATAACGGTCGGGACTTGGCTCCCCGTGTGGCCGCCAGGCTGCGAACCGGATTAACCGCCGACTGCACCGGCCTTGCTATAGAACCTTCCACCGGGCATCTCCTGCAAACCCGGCCCGCTTTCGGCGGAAACATTATGGCCACCATCCTCACCCCTAACCACAGGCCTCAGCTGGCCACGGTCCGCTCAGGAGTTATCAAGAAGCCTTCTGCCGATTACTCACGGGCAGGAGAAATTATAGATTTACCATGTCCAGAGCCGCGGTTTCGCTTGTCGAATATCCTGGGATTCATCCCTTCGAGCAAGCCTGTTGTAAGACTCGAGGAAGCCGACATCATCGTAGCCGGGGGACGCGGTGTTGGCGGATCCAAGGGGCTAAAGCTCCTGGAGCAACTGGCCCAGGTTTTGGGCGGGCAGCTTGCGGTTTCTCGAGGCCCGGTGGATGAAGGGTGGATATCGTCCGAATACCAGGTAGGACAAACCGGCAAAATCGTAGCCCCCAGGCTGTACATAGCCTGCGGTATTTCGGGTACCGTACAACACCTGGTAGGCATACAGTCTGCAAGTACTATCGTCGCCATCAACAAGGATCCAAGGGCTCCAATCTTCAAGGTTGCTGATTACGGGCTTGTCGGTGACCTGTTTGAAATAGTGCCCCGTTTGATCAACAAGCTCTCCAATTTGGAGGTTTGA